One Roseimaritima multifibrata DNA window includes the following coding sequences:
- a CDS encoding PSD1 and planctomycete cytochrome C domain-containing protein, which produces MFKLPFPSHRSLHFGTGPARWLFACLLVCSQADVQADAVDFAHDVVPILRQHCAECHTKDASLGAFSMNNREAMLRGGESGEVLIAGDAANSRLIELVRSTDEGDQMPPEGPRLTADEIAILTSWVNEGAKWEAGFSFAPAAYVVPLRPRTPELPPAKPGESPNPLDRIVNAYFKSHQTQWPAEIDDATFARRVTLDLTGLLPTAEQLQQVSDPSVPQQERRDALIDSLLNDRVAYADHWISFWNDLLRNDYSGTGFIDGGRLQITDWLYDALASNLPYDQFVRQLIAPPNPESEGFIRGIRWRGNVNASQVREIQFSQNVSQVFLGINMKCASCHDSFIDEWTLEQAYGLAAVYSERPLEIHRCDKPTGKQAAAAWIFPELGSIDPAAAQPERLKQLADLVVHPDNGRVTRTIVNRLWHRLMGRGIVHPVDAMSSPPFDADLLDYLASDLAANDYDLKQTLRQIVRSRIYQSQTLVESHEPSAAPADFVFQGPTAKRLTAEQFIDAIWQTTQTAPAAIAAGGKKAPTPNPIAQQRGTGTAARAALLNSDLLMRALGRPSREQVVTTRPADLSTLQAIDLTNGSEMSNLLKGGAQSLAKQEASAETLIDSFFLACLSRQPTAAEKKLALDLLEVAGPADVPGPTGIEDLLWAVYMHPEFQLIR; this is translated from the coding sequence TTGTTTAAGTTGCCTTTTCCCAGCCACCGCTCCCTCCATTTCGGCACAGGGCCCGCCCGCTGGCTTTTCGCTTGCCTACTCGTTTGCAGCCAGGCCGACGTGCAGGCCGACGCGGTTGATTTCGCCCACGACGTTGTCCCGATCCTTCGGCAGCATTGTGCCGAATGCCATACGAAAGACGCCAGCCTAGGTGCCTTTTCGATGAACAACCGGGAAGCGATGCTACGCGGCGGCGAAAGTGGCGAGGTCCTGATCGCGGGCGACGCGGCGAACAGTCGGCTGATCGAACTGGTCCGTTCGACCGACGAGGGCGACCAAATGCCCCCCGAAGGTCCACGGCTGACCGCGGACGAAATCGCCATATTGACCTCATGGGTCAACGAAGGCGCAAAATGGGAAGCCGGCTTTAGTTTCGCTCCTGCGGCCTATGTTGTCCCCCTCCGTCCGCGGACTCCCGAACTTCCGCCCGCGAAACCGGGGGAAAGCCCCAATCCGCTGGACCGAATCGTCAATGCCTACTTCAAATCCCATCAGACCCAATGGCCTGCGGAAATCGATGACGCCACGTTCGCCCGTCGTGTCACTTTGGACCTGACCGGTCTGTTGCCAACGGCGGAGCAACTGCAACAGGTTTCCGACCCATCGGTTCCCCAGCAGGAACGTCGCGACGCTCTCATCGATTCTTTGCTTAACGACCGCGTGGCTTATGCCGATCACTGGATCAGTTTCTGGAACGACCTGCTTCGCAACGATTATTCAGGCACCGGGTTTATTGACGGCGGACGTCTACAAATCACGGACTGGCTTTACGACGCCCTGGCATCCAACCTTCCATACGACCAGTTTGTTCGCCAGTTGATCGCTCCACCCAATCCCGAATCCGAGGGCTTCATCCGCGGCATTCGCTGGCGTGGCAACGTCAACGCCAGCCAAGTGAGAGAAATCCAATTCTCGCAAAACGTTTCCCAGGTGTTCCTGGGAATCAACATGAAGTGTGCTTCCTGCCATGACAGTTTCATCGATGAATGGACGCTGGAGCAAGCTTACGGGCTGGCCGCGGTCTATTCCGAACGACCACTGGAAATCCATCGCTGTGATAAACCGACGGGCAAGCAAGCCGCAGCGGCTTGGATCTTTCCTGAACTGGGGAGCATCGACCCCGCTGCCGCACAACCCGAACGCCTAAAACAATTAGCAGACCTGGTAGTCCACCCTGACAACGGTCGAGTCACACGGACGATCGTCAATCGCTTGTGGCATCGATTGATGGGCCGCGGCATTGTCCACCCTGTCGACGCGATGAGCTCTCCGCCGTTTGATGCCGACCTGCTTGACTATCTGGCCAGCGACCTGGCCGCAAACGACTACGACCTAAAACAAACATTGCGTCAAATCGTTCGCTCGCGAATCTATCAATCCCAAACCTTGGTCGAAAGCCACGAACCCTCGGCGGCCCCTGCAGATTTCGTGTTCCAAGGCCCCACCGCGAAACGCTTAACCGCGGAACAATTCATCGATGCCATCTGGCAAACGACACAGACGGCCCCCGCTGCAATCGCCGCCGGCGGGAAAAAAGCCCCCACTCCGAACCCGATTGCCCAGCAGCGAGGAACCGGGACCGCCGCCCGCGCAGCGTTACTCAATAGCGACTTGCTAATGCGAGCCCTTGGACGCCCCAGTCGCGAGCAGGTGGTGACCACTCGCCCGGCCGACCTAAGCACGTTGCAGGCGATCGACCTGACCAACGGTTCCGAAATGTCAAACCTGTTAAAGGGCGGCGCCCAGTCGCTGGCCAAACAGGAAGCCTCTGCTGAAACATTGATAGATTCCTTTTTCCTTGCCTGTCTGTCTCGCCAACCAACTGCGGCGGAGAAAAAACTGGCGCTGGATCTACTTGAGGTTGCCGGCCCTGCCGACGTCCCCGGACCAACAGGCATCGAAGACCTGTTGTGGGCCGTTTACATGCACCCTGAATTCCAACTCATCCGCTAG
- a CDS encoding SLC41A family transporter, translating into MLIYREGHFLNSITALLGKIRMRLWWREVLKSATTGMMVGLVAATILSLMRWVIFRSVPGMEWTLPLLAAAVAAIWATGRKVTLQDAAKWIDHHYGMKDRALTALTFVQTAENDSAASDANLNVAEQLQVRDAIMHCRKIRPAECLPVISPSPFRESLLVLYLLIAAGLVYWGGSPRSAKASAYPAASGDQVALLRSTVLEEFKQLASEDTGTDLEPVAEKLETLLGELETEVNDQADWFAKLSEIEETLQEAEESLQISAEDEAVTEALADALSDTSATEPAAEAFREQDYEKAADALENAAEQSLQPAEKKSLAEKLKALEQEFAQQQSNSLQQASEELREGLEQQDPGKTESAMKKMASASRQQAAKQQQAAAMAAQMEQVAAAKNQGNGNRPGDSTDKSDRSSTMWGRGTAGDPDKGPETAMQSERRKEELTVSVGEGASVTEKVRGTADQELATREYAEQFQRFQQQAEAVLEREDLPVGHRRTIQDYFRRIRPTTEDSP; encoded by the coding sequence ATGTTAATTTATCGCGAAGGACATTTCTTGAATTCGATCACCGCCCTGCTTGGCAAAATTCGCATGCGGCTTTGGTGGCGTGAAGTGCTTAAGTCCGCAACGACCGGAATGATGGTGGGATTGGTCGCTGCGACCATTCTTAGCCTGATGCGCTGGGTCATCTTTCGGTCGGTGCCCGGGATGGAATGGACGCTCCCTTTGTTGGCCGCTGCGGTCGCGGCGATTTGGGCGACGGGGCGAAAGGTGACGCTGCAGGACGCGGCGAAATGGATCGATCATCATTATGGCATGAAAGATCGCGCGCTGACGGCTCTAACGTTTGTGCAAACGGCTGAGAACGATTCGGCCGCTTCGGATGCCAACTTAAACGTGGCGGAACAGTTACAGGTCCGTGACGCGATCATGCACTGCCGCAAAATTCGTCCGGCAGAATGCCTGCCTGTGATTTCACCCAGTCCGTTCCGAGAAAGCCTGTTGGTACTGTACCTGCTGATCGCCGCGGGGCTGGTCTACTGGGGAGGCAGTCCTCGCTCTGCAAAGGCTTCTGCCTATCCTGCTGCAAGCGGTGATCAAGTTGCCCTCCTTCGCTCGACCGTGCTAGAAGAATTTAAGCAATTGGCATCGGAGGATACGGGAACCGATCTGGAACCGGTCGCCGAGAAACTGGAGACATTGCTTGGGGAACTGGAAACCGAGGTAAATGATCAGGCCGACTGGTTCGCCAAACTGTCGGAAATTGAAGAAACCCTCCAAGAGGCCGAAGAGAGTTTGCAGATTTCGGCAGAGGACGAAGCGGTCACCGAAGCCCTTGCCGATGCGTTGTCCGATACCTCCGCCACCGAACCGGCCGCGGAAGCTTTCCGGGAACAAGATTATGAAAAGGCAGCCGACGCGTTAGAAAACGCCGCCGAGCAGTCTTTGCAGCCTGCGGAAAAGAAATCGCTTGCGGAGAAACTAAAAGCATTGGAACAGGAATTTGCCCAGCAACAATCCAATTCGCTTCAGCAGGCCAGTGAAGAACTGCGTGAAGGTCTTGAGCAGCAAGACCCGGGGAAAACCGAATCTGCCATGAAGAAGATGGCGTCTGCCAGTAGGCAACAGGCTGCGAAACAACAGCAAGCCGCCGCGATGGCGGCTCAAATGGAACAAGTCGCCGCAGCCAAAAATCAAGGGAATGGCAATCGGCCCGGCGACAGTACCGATAAATCGGACCGCAGCTCCACTATGTGGGGACGGGGGACCGCTGGTGACCCGGACAAGGGCCCCGAAACCGCCATGCAATCGGAGCGTCGCAAAGAAGAATTGACCGTCAGCGTTGGGGAAGGGGCAAGCGTCACCGAAAAAGTCCGAGGGACTGCGGATCAGGAATTGGCGACGCGTGAATACGCCGAGCAATTTCAGCGTTTCCAGCAGCAAGCCGAAGCGGTCCTCGAACGCGAGGATCTGCCCGTCGGACATCGGCGGACCATTCAGGATTACTTCCGTCGGATTCGGCCGACCACCGAAGACAGCCCCTAG
- a CDS encoding DUF1501 domain-containing protein: MKSFAKNDDPNSARRDFLKALSASSLAALMTGAPQVSEGANDIQQPEATADSCILIWLAGGMAAPETFDPKRYVPFKEGVEVDRILSTFPSIPTSVDGLEISAGLENIAQVMDRATLIRSAVQPDLGHILHSRHQYHWHTGYVPPQTVAAPHIGAWMAKVLGPKNPVIPPFINIGQRLEGVGEKEELKAFTTGGFFGTEFGPMNLPYPEEAARAVRPPEGMQPGRFANRYKHYRKLVDASPTRQWASDYQQESMIRAMENANRLLQSKDRAAFDLTLETPEVREKYNTGRFGNGCLLAKRLVESGARFVEVTTEYVPFYHWDTHENGHSTVARLKSEIDRPIAQLIRDLEASGLLDRTLVVIASEFSRDMMIEGVPGSNARDQSRAKTDKLSEMKHYGLHRHFTGGTSVVMFGGGMRKGFVYGKTAVERPLIAIENPVGISDLHATIFSAMGISPQTAFDIERRPFYATEDGHGKAVQDLFA, from the coding sequence ATGAAATCCTTTGCAAAAAACGACGATCCCAATTCCGCTCGGCGTGATTTCCTGAAAGCCCTTAGCGCATCTTCGCTGGCGGCGTTGATGACCGGAGCCCCCCAGGTATCCGAGGGCGCAAACGACATCCAGCAACCGGAAGCGACGGCCGACTCATGCATTTTGATTTGGTTGGCGGGAGGGATGGCCGCTCCAGAAACGTTTGACCCCAAACGATACGTTCCCTTCAAAGAGGGTGTTGAGGTCGATCGCATCCTCAGCACGTTCCCCTCGATCCCCACATCGGTTGACGGCCTGGAAATCAGTGCTGGGCTGGAGAATATCGCCCAGGTCATGGACCGTGCGACCTTGATCCGCTCGGCCGTTCAACCCGACCTGGGGCACATCCTCCATTCGCGGCATCAATACCATTGGCACACAGGCTACGTCCCACCACAAACCGTGGCGGCACCGCACATCGGAGCTTGGATGGCAAAAGTCCTGGGGCCGAAAAACCCGGTCATTCCACCGTTTATCAATATCGGTCAACGCCTGGAAGGCGTCGGTGAGAAAGAGGAACTAAAAGCGTTCACCACCGGCGGTTTTTTCGGGACCGAATTTGGCCCGATGAATTTGCCCTATCCCGAAGAAGCCGCACGCGCTGTCCGGCCTCCGGAGGGAATGCAACCGGGCCGGTTTGCCAATCGCTACAAGCACTACCGGAAACTGGTCGATGCATCGCCGACACGTCAGTGGGCTAGCGACTACCAACAAGAATCGATGATTCGGGCGATGGAAAACGCCAACCGACTGCTGCAGTCCAAGGACCGCGCTGCGTTTGACCTAACGCTTGAAACCCCAGAGGTTCGGGAGAAATACAACACCGGACGTTTTGGAAATGGCTGCCTGCTTGCGAAACGGCTTGTCGAATCAGGTGCCCGTTTTGTGGAAGTGACAACCGAATACGTTCCGTTTTACCACTGGGACACCCACGAAAACGGGCACTCCACGGTGGCTCGACTGAAGTCGGAAATCGATCGCCCGATTGCTCAATTGATTCGTGACCTGGAAGCCAGCGGGCTGCTGGACCGCACGCTGGTCGTGATCGCCAGCGAATTCAGTCGCGACATGATGATCGAGGGGGTTCCCGGCAGCAACGCCAGAGACCAGTCGCGTGCGAAAACCGACAAACTGTCGGAGATGAAACATTACGGACTCCATCGCCATTTCACCGGGGGGACGTCCGTCGTGATGTTCGGTGGAGGAATGCGAAAGGGGTTTGTGTACGGCAAAACCGCTGTCGAACGACCATTAATCGCGATTGAAAATCCAGTCGGAATCAGCGACCTGCATGCAACCATTTTCTCCGCGATGGGAATCAGCCCGCAAACGGCTTTTGACATCGAGCGGCGTCCGTTTTACGCAACCGAGGATGGGCACGGCAAAGCGGTGCAGGACCTGTTCGCGTAG
- a CDS encoding glycerophosphodiester phosphodiesterase: MKITALSPFMTSPSKSFVLGFFLMVGVSSSASAQQVIAHRGASFDAPENTVAAFKEAWKQGADGIEGDFYLTSDGQIACIHDKNTKRVAVGQPVLKVAESTMEELKSVEVGAWKDPKFKGEKIPTLSEVIETIPPGKQFFVEIKCGPEILPELKKQLTTSDLTDDQVVLICFNEEVIRKARQMMPQYKANWLTSYKRSTPVSKWAPSQTQVVSKLQNTKATGLGTNGNLSVVNESFADAVKASGVELHIWTVNDPAHAKQFASLGAASLTTDRPAFIREQLN, from the coding sequence ATGAAAATCACTGCGTTAAGTCCGTTTATGACTAGCCCCTCCAAATCCTTTGTTTTGGGATTCTTTTTAATGGTTGGAGTATCCAGTTCCGCGTCGGCGCAACAAGTGATCGCCCACCGCGGAGCCTCTTTTGATGCGCCGGAAAACACGGTCGCCGCCTTCAAAGAAGCTTGGAAGCAGGGTGCTGACGGCATCGAAGGGGATTTCTACCTGACCTCGGATGGGCAGATCGCCTGCATCCACGACAAAAACACCAAACGGGTTGCCGTCGGTCAGCCAGTCTTAAAAGTGGCCGAGTCGACGATGGAAGAACTGAAATCGGTCGAGGTAGGCGCTTGGAAGGACCCGAAATTCAAAGGGGAAAAAATTCCGACACTCAGCGAAGTGATCGAAACCATCCCTCCCGGAAAGCAGTTTTTCGTTGAAATCAAATGTGGTCCGGAAATTCTTCCCGAACTGAAAAAGCAGTTGACCACGTCGGATCTTACCGACGATCAAGTTGTCTTGATCTGCTTCAATGAAGAGGTCATTCGCAAGGCACGCCAAATGATGCCGCAGTACAAAGCCAATTGGTTGACGTCCTACAAACGATCGACCCCGGTAAGCAAATGGGCTCCTTCCCAAACTCAAGTCGTCAGCAAACTGCAAAACACCAAAGCGACCGGACTGGGAACCAATGGCAACCTGTCGGTTGTGAATGAATCGTTCGCCGACGCAGTAAAAGCGAGCGGAGTTGAACTGCACATCTGGACGGTCAACGATCCCGCTCACGCAAAACAGTTTGCCAGCCTAGGAGCCGCCTCCCTTACCACCGACCGTCCAGCCTTCATTCGCGAACAGCTGAACTAA
- a CDS encoding class I SAM-dependent methyltransferase: protein MAAANAPLCRPATDAELKNPLKTVDPLGWLGGSIAGWQVLCLAAGGGRQSMLYAAAGAHVTVVDISPAMLERDRIEAQQRQLKLRLIETSMDSLSMLANQSFDAVIHPVSTCYLPDVSAVFREVARVTRPGGLYVSQHKTPTSLQTSAQRVSGEYVLQHRYYREQPIPAPPRDNNITARLREPGAIEYLHRWEQLVGGICRSGFAIEDLVEPFHAKGSQAEADSGDDSFANRAQYVAPYVRIKARRASSAAAAPQLIL from the coding sequence ATGGCCGCTGCCAATGCGCCTCTGTGCCGTCCGGCAACCGATGCGGAATTGAAAAATCCGCTAAAAACGGTCGATCCACTGGGGTGGTTGGGAGGTTCGATCGCCGGTTGGCAGGTTCTCTGTCTAGCAGCGGGAGGAGGCCGCCAAAGCATGCTTTATGCAGCTGCCGGGGCTCACGTGACGGTCGTGGATATCAGCCCCGCGATGCTGGAACGCGATCGGATCGAAGCGCAACAGCGCCAGCTGAAACTAAGGCTGATTGAAACTTCGATGGATTCGCTGTCGATGCTTGCCAATCAATCGTTTGATGCGGTCATTCATCCCGTTAGCACCTGCTACCTGCCCGACGTCTCGGCCGTCTTTCGCGAAGTCGCTCGCGTGACACGTCCCGGCGGGTTGTACGTCAGTCAGCATAAGACGCCGACCAGCCTGCAAACCTCCGCGCAGCGTGTTTCCGGAGAGTACGTGTTGCAGCATCGCTATTACCGCGAACAACCGATTCCCGCCCCGCCGCGTGACAACAACATTACGGCTCGACTACGCGAACCCGGAGCCATTGAATACTTGCACCGCTGGGAACAGTTGGTGGGAGGGATCTGCCGGAGCGGGTTTGCGATCGAAGATTTGGTTGAACCGTTCCACGCGAAAGGGAGCCAGGCGGAGGCCGATTCCGGAGACGATTCATTCGCCAACCGAGCCCAGTACGTCGCCCCCTACGTCCGCATCAAAGCGCGACGAGCATCGTCAGCGGCGGCGGCACCTCAATTGATCCTGTAG
- a CDS encoding uracil-DNA glycosylase, with the protein MSKHLSRCGAEWLPRGDAAKGDAWLNEHLAQDLGSTSQAAAPAAPPVSPVAQAPAATQATPAPAATQATPATPAVAQTKPAAAPAPPKAPVIKTPSVPSPYPVSLPLADRENWLTAAAAKVAACVACAELAGTRKHTVFGEGNPDARVCFLSDVPKEEEDRSGRPFVGQPGELLTKMIEACKLRREDVYLMNSLKCRPPGNRHPRQDEIDRCRPYFTAQLDVVQPEYIVCMGLMAAQTLLQTKESVGQLRGRFHVYRTSKVLVTYHPEYLLRTPSAKRLAWEDLQRMMADMGTA; encoded by the coding sequence ATGTCGAAACACCTCTCGCGGTGCGGTGCGGAGTGGCTGCCTCGCGGCGATGCAGCAAAGGGGGATGCATGGTTAAACGAGCACCTCGCTCAGGATTTGGGTTCCACTTCTCAGGCTGCCGCACCAGCTGCGCCCCCCGTTTCGCCAGTAGCACAGGCACCCGCCGCGACACAGGCGACTCCAGCACCCGCTGCAACGCAGGCGACTCCAGCAACACCAGCGGTTGCTCAAACCAAACCGGCGGCCGCCCCGGCGCCGCCGAAAGCTCCGGTCATAAAAACCCCCTCGGTTCCGTCTCCCTATCCTGTTTCGTTGCCGCTTGCCGACCGGGAAAACTGGTTGACCGCTGCAGCTGCGAAAGTCGCCGCCTGTGTCGCCTGTGCCGAATTAGCGGGAACTCGAAAGCACACGGTCTTTGGGGAAGGGAATCCAGACGCCCGAGTCTGTTTTCTGAGTGATGTTCCCAAGGAAGAAGAGGATCGCTCGGGGCGGCCTTTTGTTGGCCAGCCAGGGGAACTGCTGACCAAGATGATCGAGGCTTGTAAGCTTCGCCGCGAAGACGTTTATCTAATGAATTCGTTGAAGTGCCGGCCCCCTGGAAACCGGCATCCCCGGCAGGATGAAATCGACCGCTGCCGACCCTATTTTACGGCTCAGCTGGACGTGGTTCAGCCGGAGTACATTGTCTGTATGGGGTTGATGGCGGCGCAGACTTTGCTGCAGACAAAAGAATCGGTTGGTCAACTGCGCGGACGATTTCACGTCTATCGAACGAGCAAAGTGCTGGTCACCTATCATCCGGAATACCTTTTACGGACCCCTTCGGCAAAGCGCTTAGCCTGGGAAGACCTCCAACGCATGATGGCCGACATGGGGACCGCGTAG
- a CDS encoding nucleotide pyrophosphohydrolase, protein MSISKPPNPNDLSLRQAQADIDEWIQTVGVRYFAPLTNLAQLVEEVGEVARILSRTVGEQSYKATDTQGDLADELADVLFVTLCLANQSGIDLQTALQRNLEKKTKRDATRHRNNPKLQPPTQ, encoded by the coding sequence ATGTCGATTTCAAAGCCTCCGAATCCGAACGATCTTTCCCTCCGTCAGGCTCAGGCCGATATCGACGAATGGATTCAAACCGTTGGCGTTCGTTACTTTGCTCCGTTGACGAACCTTGCACAGTTGGTCGAAGAGGTGGGCGAGGTCGCTCGAATCCTTTCGCGAACGGTCGGCGAGCAGTCGTACAAAGCGACCGACACGCAGGGGGATTTGGCCGACGAACTGGCGGACGTCCTGTTTGTCACTCTTTGTCTGGCCAACCAATCGGGAATCGATCTGCAGACCGCCCTACAGAGAAACCTCGAAAAGAAGACCAAGAGGGATGCCACCCGTCATCGCAACAACCCGAAACTGCAACCACCCACCCAGTAG
- a CDS encoding lipopolysaccharide assembly protein LapA domain-containing protein produces the protein MLHKIKIVLLLILLASILIFGLLNKEPTEIDLAFTKVEISTTLLVFGTAAVGFISGSLMTGMWLHRRAKRARAIEAAKSQADA, from the coding sequence ATGCTTCACAAAATCAAAATCGTCCTTCTACTGATCTTGCTCGCCTCGATATTGATTTTTGGCTTGCTAAACAAAGAGCCAACCGAGATCGATTTGGCTTTTACGAAGGTCGAAATTTCGACCACGCTGCTGGTTTTTGGGACCGCCGCGGTCGGATTTATTTCGGGGTCGTTGATGACCGGGATGTGGCTGCATCGCCGAGCCAAACGAGCGCGAGCAATCGAAGCCGCAAAATCTCAAGCCGACGCCTAA
- a CDS encoding LOG family protein, whose amino-acid sequence MKNLNPREAKDLPSEAIGEDELERPQPADEPIDRFAGGDLLTVMRGTIDRLQRDRTALGDLKILSRTIRELRYAFKVFRPFRRRRKVTIFGSARTKPDHPQYLTAEGFAKRMAEHGWMVITGAGGGIMEAGHKGAGREASMGLNIMLPFEQSSNPYIEGDPKLVTLKYFFTRKLMFVKETSAIVCCPGGFGTLDETFETITLLQTGKQTMVPVVLLDEPGGSYWKDLGVFLEKQLISGGLASPEDVSLYKITDSIDEAIEEVLKFYRVYHSLRYVREKLVFRIKKKLSDDRLAELAKRFADILVEGTYEQTTALPEESGEPEVADLPRLVFQFNRRNLGRLRMLIDFINES is encoded by the coding sequence ATGAAGAACCTGAATCCTCGCGAAGCCAAAGATCTCCCTTCCGAAGCGATTGGAGAAGACGAATTAGAACGTCCACAACCGGCTGACGAACCGATTGATCGGTTTGCGGGTGGGGATTTGCTGACGGTCATGCGAGGAACCATCGACCGACTGCAAAGAGACCGAACCGCGTTGGGGGATCTGAAAATCCTCTCTCGCACGATTCGCGAATTGCGGTACGCATTTAAGGTTTTTCGTCCCTTCCGCCGTCGTCGCAAGGTGACCATTTTTGGGTCGGCTCGGACCAAGCCCGATCATCCGCAGTACCTGACCGCCGAAGGGTTCGCTAAACGGATGGCCGAGCACGGCTGGATGGTGATCACCGGGGCCGGAGGCGGGATCATGGAAGCGGGCCACAAAGGGGCCGGCCGAGAAGCATCGATGGGGCTGAATATCATGCTCCCCTTCGAACAAAGTTCAAATCCCTATATCGAAGGGGATCCTAAACTGGTCACGCTGAAGTACTTCTTCACGCGGAAGTTGATGTTTGTCAAAGAAACCAGCGCCATCGTTTGTTGCCCCGGTGGATTTGGGACATTGGACGAGACCTTTGAAACGATCACGCTGTTGCAAACCGGTAAACAGACGATGGTCCCGGTCGTGCTGCTGGACGAGCCCGGGGGAAGTTACTGGAAGGATCTGGGCGTCTTCCTGGAGAAACAATTGATCTCCGGTGGATTGGCTAGTCCGGAGGACGTTTCGCTTTACAAAATCACCGATTCGATCGACGAAGCGATTGAAGAGGTCTTGAAGTTTTACCGGGTCTATCACAGCCTTCGCTATGTCCGCGAGAAACTGGTTTTTCGGATCAAGAAGAAATTGTCGGACGATCGGCTTGCGGAACTGGCAAAGCGGTTTGCCGATATTCTGGTCGAGGGAACCTATGAACAAACGACCGCGTTGCCCGAAGAGAGCGGGGAACCGGAAGTGGCTGATCTGCCTCGACTGGTCTTCCAGTTCAACCGTCGGAATTTGGGACGACTGCGTATGTTGATCGATTTTATTAACGAATCGTGA
- a CDS encoding adenosine kinase — MYDVVGVGNALVDIQTQVPDSVLRELDVEKGIMTLVDDAQQQTVLTKVARMPRNRCAGGSAANTIVAIAEFGGRAAYIGKVCRDEVGEFFLQDMRDMGVKIDVDLASEGQSGSCAVLITGDAQRTMLTNLGVSATLDPEDVDEEEIRQAKYVYVEGYLLTGESTKAAAMRAIELAKKHNVLVAFTASDPFLVNMLRDELWTLIDDHVDLLFCNEEEAKSLTGKDDCHECAAELHRHVGNVALTLGAEGSLVMHDGVMTKIAGVPCHAIDTTGAGDMYAGAFLYGITNGMTQAQAGNLASHAASRIVSQLGARLHHKFTPAEIEDLMK; from the coding sequence ATGTACGATGTTGTAGGCGTAGGCAATGCGTTGGTGGACATCCAGACGCAGGTTCCGGATTCTGTGTTGCGGGAACTGGATGTCGAAAAAGGCATTATGACTTTGGTTGACGATGCTCAGCAGCAAACCGTTTTGACCAAGGTCGCCCGCATGCCGCGGAATCGTTGTGCGGGCGGTTCCGCCGCCAATACGATCGTCGCGATTGCCGAATTTGGAGGCCGAGCGGCCTACATCGGAAAAGTTTGCCGCGATGAGGTCGGCGAGTTTTTTCTGCAAGACATGCGAGACATGGGCGTCAAGATCGACGTCGATCTGGCAAGCGAAGGACAGTCGGGCAGCTGTGCGGTTCTGATCACCGGCGACGCCCAACGAACGATGCTGACAAACCTGGGCGTTTCGGCGACCCTGGATCCCGAAGACGTTGACGAAGAAGAAATCCGTCAAGCCAAATACGTCTACGTCGAAGGTTATTTGTTAACCGGCGAATCGACCAAAGCGGCTGCGATGCGAGCGATCGAATTGGCGAAGAAGCACAACGTGCTTGTCGCCTTTACCGCCTCCGATCCATTCCTCGTCAATATGTTGCGTGATGAACTGTGGACGTTGATCGACGATCATGTCGATCTGTTGTTCTGCAATGAAGAAGAAGCCAAAAGCCTTACCGGCAAAGATGACTGCCACGAATGTGCCGCCGAACTGCATCGGCATGTCGGCAACGTTGCCCTGACGTTAGGAGCCGAGGGCTCCTTGGTCATGCACGATGGCGTGATGACCAAGATCGCTGGAGTTCCCTGCCATGCGATCGACACGACCGGAGCCGGTGACATGTACGCAGGAGCGTTCTTGTACGGAATCACCAACGGCATGACCCAGGCGCAGGCTGGAAACTTAGCCTCACACGCAGCATCAAGAATCGTATCGCAGTTGGGGGCACGTTTGCATCATAAGTTCACCCCTGCCGAGATCGAAGATCTGATGAAATAA